A single genomic interval of Pyrobaculum arsenaticum DSM 13514 harbors:
- the glp gene encoding gephyrin-like molybdotransferase Glp produces MKGFKTLMPIAEAQRAVISAIAHKPSVVTVPTPQSVGLYVAQDIFAPVDVPPFDRAAFDGFAVRSVDTIGASRTNPIMLKVVGKSLPGLGYRGAIGPGEAVEIATGAPLPDGADAVVPYEEAAHRGEYIEVYKPVPQYYYVSRRGEDVSAGEVVLKRGRRIKPWDVGVLASLGIKEVAVYKVTAGLVSTGNELVELEDAPPPPGKIINSTRHIITALLLELGVKTTYLGIVPDDVDAIHGVLKEALAKFDIVITTGGVSVGEPDHVVEAVRRLKPEVLVHGIAARPGRPNSAAVVGGKPVIMLSGFPVASIVGFEVFVKPVILHMVGAREEPLPVAVATLTRRVTTPINVRSLVRVRVFRQGRELYAEPLAVTGSGVLSTLTRGNGLLIIPENREGYDEGDKVEIVLLGPIEEEK; encoded by the coding sequence GTGAAGGGCTTTAAGACACTGATGCCGATAGCGGAGGCACAGAGGGCGGTCATCAGCGCCATTGCCCACAAGCCCTCTGTAGTCACAGTGCCGACGCCCCAGTCGGTGGGGCTGTACGTAGCGCAGGACATATTTGCGCCTGTAGACGTGCCGCCATTCGATAGGGCTGCCTTCGACGGTTTTGCGGTGAGGTCTGTTGACACTATCGGCGCATCAAGGACAAATCCCATAATGCTAAAGGTGGTCGGCAAGTCGCTACCGGGCCTCGGCTACCGCGGCGCCATTGGGCCTGGGGAGGCGGTGGAAATAGCAACAGGCGCGCCTCTGCCCGATGGCGCAGATGCGGTCGTGCCTTATGAAGAGGCGGCGCACAGGGGGGAGTACATTGAGGTGTATAAGCCAGTACCCCAGTACTACTACGTCTCGCGCAGGGGAGAGGACGTATCGGCAGGAGAAGTTGTTTTAAAGCGGGGAAGGCGGATTAAGCCGTGGGACGTCGGCGTATTGGCCTCCCTAGGCATTAAAGAGGTGGCTGTTTACAAAGTGACGGCAGGCCTAGTATCCACAGGAAATGAGCTCGTTGAGCTAGAAGATGCGCCTCCGCCCCCCGGCAAGATTATAAACAGCACACGACATATAATAACGGCGCTTCTACTTGAACTTGGAGTAAAGACGACCTACCTAGGGATAGTCCCCGACGACGTTGATGCAATACACGGCGTTTTGAAAGAGGCACTAGCCAAGTTCGATATCGTGATAACAACTGGCGGCGTCTCTGTCGGCGAGCCCGACCACGTAGTGGAGGCGGTAAGGCGCCTTAAGCCGGAGGTGCTGGTCCACGGCATCGCCGCTAGGCCTGGGAGACCTAATAGCGCAGCGGTGGTGGGGGGAAAGCCGGTGATTATGCTCTCGGGCTTCCCAGTCGCCTCTATTGTCGGCTTTGAGGTATTCGTCAAGCCGGTCATTCTCCACATGGTCGGCGCCAGAGAGGAGCCTCTGCCCGTGGCCGTGGCCACTTTGACGAGGAGAGTCACCACACCAATTAACGTGAGGAGTTTAGTGAGGGTCAGGGTCTTCCGCCAAGGCAGAGAGCTATACGCAGAGCCGCTTGCCGTCACGGGGAGCGGCGTTTTGTCAACGCTGACAAGGGGCAACGGCCTTTTGATCATACCGGAAAACAGAGAAGGCTACGACGAGGGTGACAAGGTTGAGATCGTACTGCTCGGCCCCATAGAAGAGGAAAAATAA
- a CDS encoding replication factor C small subunit translates to MSELFWFEKYRPRSFDEVVDLEEVKARLREFVRGGNMPHLLFYGPPGTGKTTMALVLARELYGEYWRENTLELNASDERGINVIRERVKEFARTAPVGKAPFKLVILDEADNMTSDAQQALRRIMEMYAQNTRFILLANYISGIIEPIQSRTVMIRFSPLPKEAVFARLRYIADNEGVKISDDALEAIYEFTQGDMRRAINALQIAATTGKEITEETVAKALGMVSPRLLRETLNDAFRGNFGKAATQIYGFVVDGGIGELEIVKQLHREALKLDVPEYLKPEIAYIIAEAHYAILRGAHGLTQIYGALAKIRKLLKYTASI, encoded by the coding sequence ATGAGCGAGCTTTTCTGGTTTGAGAAGTATAGGCCGAGGTCTTTTGATGAGGTGGTGGATCTTGAGGAGGTTAAGGCTCGGCTTAGGGAGTTTGTGAGGGGTGGGAATATGCCGCATCTGCTTTTCTACGGCCCTCCTGGCACTGGGAAGACTACCATGGCGCTTGTGTTGGCTAGGGAGTTGTATGGGGAGTATTGGCGGGAGAATACGCTGGAGCTAAACGCCTCAGACGAGAGGGGGATAAACGTAATTAGGGAGAGGGTGAAGGAATTCGCCAGGACAGCGCCTGTGGGCAAGGCGCCGTTTAAACTCGTAATACTAGACGAGGCAGACAACATGACCTCAGACGCCCAACAAGCACTACGCAGAATAATGGAAATGTACGCCCAAAACACAAGATTCATACTACTAGCAAACTACATCAGCGGGATTATAGAGCCTATCCAGTCGCGCACTGTGATGATTAGGTTTTCGCCTCTGCCGAAGGAGGCTGTATTTGCCAGGCTCCGCTACATAGCGGATAACGAGGGCGTTAAGATTTCAGACGACGCTCTTGAGGCCATTTACGAGTTCACACAGGGAGATATGCGGAGAGCAATTAATGCATTACAAATAGCAGCAACCACCGGCAAAGAGATAACCGAGGAGACTGTGGCCAAAGCTCTTGGCATGGTTAGCCCTAGGCTTCTGAGAGAGACTCTCAACGATGCATTTAGGGGAAATTTCGGAAAAGCGGCGACCCAGATTTATGGATTTGTAGTAGATGGGGGGATTGGAGAGTTGGAGATTGTGAAGCAACTACACCGCGAGGCGCTAAAGCTGGATGTTCCCGAGTATTTAAAGCCTGAAATAGCATATATCATAGCTGAGGCCCATTACGCAATCCTAAGAGGGGCGCATGGACTCACACAAATCTACGGAGCGCTTGCAAAAATCAGAAAACTTCTAAAATACACGGCAAGCATCTAA
- a CDS encoding TGS domain-containing protein: MPANLPAEAKAAWLKVMEAKTPEEKLRAMEEFLSAVPKHKGTEKLIKHIRRRMAELRRELQERREKARAVRGGGGARLYVAKEGDVQVAVVGPPMSGKTALLRCLTNTHLEPDELPFSTVEPIPSMFVEDGVYVQLVKTPSLVLDQSSDLNTVTLATVRNADAVMLVVDANNNATLLHRIIQFFEDEGIYLTPPTNYVKIERKGLGGVQIVGSGKIVGGTLSDVKKLLHEYGIYHAVVHIEGVVSLDEVEEALYLDKMYKPTIVIMSKVDLYQVNREVEEFFTKAGVKYYKTDLRVCNLDRRRLLEDILQATGRIRVFTKPVHSKWYVEKPIVVKAGSTVGDVAAMIHSSLAETFKYAIVWRRDQYPNWPKRVGRDYVLSDNDVVEIHA, translated from the coding sequence ATGCCCGCTAATCTTCCTGCTGAGGCCAAGGCTGCTTGGCTGAAGGTGATGGAGGCGAAGACTCCTGAAGAGAAGCTACGGGCCATGGAAGAGTTCTTATCCGCAGTGCCTAAGCACAAGGGTACTGAGAAGCTGATTAAGCACATTCGGAGGAGGATGGCCGAGCTTAGGAGAGAGCTCCAGGAGAGGCGTGAAAAGGCGCGTGCCGTGCGGGGCGGAGGGGGGGCGCGACTTTACGTTGCCAAAGAGGGGGATGTGCAAGTCGCTGTCGTGGGCCCGCCTATGTCTGGCAAAACGGCGTTGTTGAGATGCCTTACCAACACTCACCTCGAGCCTGACGAACTCCCCTTTTCCACTGTCGAGCCCATCCCGTCTATGTTTGTGGAGGACGGCGTATATGTACAGCTGGTGAAAACGCCTAGCTTAGTGCTGGACCAGAGTAGTGATCTTAACACAGTGACGCTGGCGACTGTGAGAAATGCCGATGCGGTGATGTTGGTGGTAGACGCTAACAATAACGCAACGCTTCTGCACAGAATAATACAGTTTTTTGAAGACGAGGGGATCTACCTAACCCCTCCGACTAACTACGTAAAAATTGAGCGGAAGGGGCTGGGCGGCGTCCAGATAGTTGGTTCTGGCAAAATCGTAGGGGGGACGTTGAGCGATGTTAAGAAGCTTCTACACGAGTACGGCATATACCACGCAGTGGTGCACATAGAGGGGGTTGTATCTCTTGACGAAGTAGAGGAGGCTTTGTACTTAGACAAGATGTATAAGCCTACTATAGTAATAATGTCAAAAGTCGATTTATACCAAGTTAATAGAGAAGTAGAGGAGTTTTTTACGAAGGCCGGCGTTAAGTACTACAAGACCGATTTGAGGGTGTGTAATCTCGATAGGAGGAGACTACTTGAGGATATTCTACAAGCCACGGGGCGTATAAGAGTTTTTACAAAGCCGGTTCATTCCAAGTGGTACGTAGAGAAGCCAATTGTTGTGAAAGCAGGCTCAACAGTCGGCGACGTTGCCGCCATGATTCATTCATCGCTCGCCGAGACGTTTAAGTACGCTATTGTGTGGCGCAGAGATCAGTATCCCAACTGGCCTAAACGCGTGGGCCGCGACTACGTCTTGTCCGACAACGATGTAGTGGAAATACATGCATGA
- a CDS encoding indolepyruvate ferredoxin oxidoreductase subunit alpha: MKNLIFYIHLNTVKILLLGNEAIAYGALAGEVAVATAYPGTPSTEILETLEEFRDRFVHWATNEKTALEIAYGAAVAGARALVAMKHVGLNVAADPLHSAAYTGVEGGLVVVSADDPWMHSSQNEQDTRWYGLQAYVPVLEPSDPAEAYRYAKTAFELSEKLKHPIILRSVTRVSHVRAPVEVEPPSPPKWGRFSKDISRFNLVPAYARERRKALVEKWGTIGEVSAELMRVEPGGHVTIVTSGVAYNYVKEAVRLLNIDATIIKLGMPVPIPPKIRELVKGTVVVVEEGDPIVETQLRALRLETKGKIDGYFPKYGELNTRKVAEGIAKALDIPYNPPQPPKSPIEAPPRPPVLCPGCPHMGTFYILRLATAGLNPVWSGDIGCYSLGINTGQQDLITHMGSSVGLGMGVAVASKQFVVATVGDSTFYHAVLPQLIDLATKKVPLLVVVMDNAYTAMTGGQPSPSRLIPPEKIAETFGIPAFVIDPADIKTSIEVTKRAVEIVKSGRPVLVVSKRPCVLVATRKARKAGVAIPKYKVEPEKCIGCGICYNLLKCSAIQARPDRKAYIDPALCVGCGMCAEVCPVDAIKGDGARVKWLEVWQQA; encoded by the coding sequence ATGAAAAACCTTATATTCTATATACATCTAAATACTGTGAAAATCCTCCTTCTAGGCAACGAGGCAATTGCTTACGGTGCGCTGGCTGGAGAAGTAGCCGTTGCGACGGCGTATCCCGGTACTCCCTCAACAGAAATATTAGAAACGCTGGAGGAATTTAGGGACAGGTTTGTTCACTGGGCTACCAATGAGAAAACAGCCTTGGAGATAGCATATGGTGCTGCGGTGGCTGGCGCAAGGGCGCTTGTAGCAATGAAACACGTGGGGCTAAACGTAGCCGCAGACCCGCTCCACAGCGCCGCCTATACCGGTGTTGAGGGCGGCTTAGTTGTGGTATCCGCTGACGACCCATGGATGCATTCATCTCAAAACGAACAAGACACGAGGTGGTACGGCCTCCAGGCATACGTGCCTGTCTTAGAGCCTTCCGATCCCGCCGAGGCGTATAGATATGCTAAGACCGCCTTTGAACTAAGTGAGAAGTTGAAACACCCTATAATTCTGAGGAGTGTCACCCGGGTGAGCCACGTAAGAGCCCCAGTGGAGGTGGAGCCTCCTTCTCCTCCCAAGTGGGGTCGCTTCTCGAAAGATATCAGTAGATTTAACTTAGTGCCTGCATATGCAAGAGAGAGAAGAAAGGCCCTCGTTGAGAAGTGGGGAACTATAGGCGAAGTCAGCGCAGAGCTTATGCGTGTAGAGCCAGGCGGCCATGTGACTATTGTAACGTCGGGCGTTGCATATAACTACGTCAAGGAGGCCGTAAGGCTACTGAATATCGATGCTACAATAATAAAGCTGGGGATGCCAGTGCCAATACCGCCTAAAATAAGAGAACTAGTTAAAGGCACAGTTGTAGTGGTAGAAGAAGGCGACCCAATTGTCGAGACCCAGTTAAGAGCCCTTCGCCTAGAGACAAAGGGCAAAATTGACGGCTATTTCCCAAAATACGGCGAGCTCAATACTAGGAAAGTGGCGGAAGGTATCGCCAAGGCGTTAGATATTCCCTACAATCCGCCCCAGCCGCCAAAGTCCCCGATTGAGGCGCCGCCGAGGCCGCCGGTGTTATGCCCAGGTTGTCCTCACATGGGCACGTTCTACATACTCAGGCTGGCGACGGCTGGGCTAAACCCAGTGTGGTCGGGAGATATAGGATGCTACTCCCTAGGTATAAACACAGGACAGCAAGACTTAATCACGCACATGGGATCTTCAGTAGGGCTTGGGATGGGCGTCGCCGTAGCGTCGAAACAGTTCGTTGTCGCTACGGTGGGCGACTCAACTTTCTACCACGCAGTTCTCCCCCAGCTGATAGACCTAGCCACAAAGAAGGTACCCCTCCTTGTCGTCGTAATGGACAACGCCTACACGGCCATGACAGGAGGCCAGCCCAGCCCCAGTAGGCTAATACCGCCTGAGAAAATCGCGGAGACGTTTGGAATACCCGCCTTTGTCATAGATCCTGCTGATATCAAAACCTCTATAGAAGTGACCAAGAGAGCTGTTGAAATTGTTAAAAGCGGGAGGCCGGTCCTCGTAGTCTCAAAGAGGCCTTGTGTGCTTGTTGCGACGAGAAAGGCCAGGAAGGCGGGTGTGGCAATTCCGAAGTACAAGGTTGAGCCGGAGAAGTGCATAGGATGCGGGATATGTTATAATCTCTTGAAGTGTAGCGCCATCCAGGCTAGGCCTGATCGCAAGGCATATATCGATCCTGCCCTGTGTGTTGGGTGCGGTATGTGCGCCGAGGTGTGTCCTGTCGACGCCATCAAGGGTGACGGTGCACGAGTGAAATGGCTAGAGGTATGGCAACAAGCCTAG
- a CDS encoding indolepyruvate oxidoreductase subunit beta — MATSLVIVGVGGQGALTLARWIGEAALAAGYDVRIAEIHGMSQRGGSVEVHVRFGKEVYAPIVEEGGADYVVALEAVEALRAYKYLKPSGVLVANKRVIQPPGKWVDPQFVLEAITKSGIKAYVLPCFDIAMELGSPIYENAVMLGAVSKLLNLPMPESLDERNREAFRRGARLVV, encoded by the coding sequence ATGGCAACAAGCCTAGTAATCGTCGGCGTAGGAGGCCAGGGAGCTTTAACGCTAGCCAGGTGGATAGGAGAGGCGGCGCTGGCCGCAGGCTACGATGTGAGAATAGCGGAAATTCACGGAATGAGTCAACGCGGAGGCTCGGTGGAGGTCCACGTCAGGTTTGGAAAAGAGGTGTACGCCCCCATTGTAGAAGAGGGCGGAGCCGATTACGTAGTGGCGCTGGAGGCGGTGGAGGCGCTACGGGCATACAAATATCTAAAACCCAGCGGAGTTCTGGTGGCCAATAAGCGGGTGATACAGCCGCCCGGGAAGTGGGTAGATCCCCAGTTTGTTCTGGAAGCTATTACTAAATCTGGCATAAAGGCGTATGTGCTGCCCTGCTTCGATATAGCCATGGAGCTGGGGTCGCCAATATACGAAAACGCTGTGATGCTAGGCGCCGTCTCTAAGCTGTTGAATTTACCAATGCCTGAGAGCCTCGACGAGAGGAATAGAGAGGCCTTCCGAAGAGGGGCGCGCCTAGTCGTCTAG
- a CDS encoding Lrp/AsnC family transcriptional regulator, whose amino-acid sequence MDEIDRKLIMALQEDGKKTLQELSELVGRPKTTIATRIKKLEIDGVIIGYKAVVNPFALGYRLLSFVLVSVRRGTAPRESKPLQVEVAEKVLTECKGEGGLPYVEEAYVVTGPYDLLFKVWSRDVKQLSNFLVAYLASDPNIQRTETMIVLEIVDDWRRRVMPPATPG is encoded by the coding sequence ATGGATGAGATAGATCGTAAACTTATTATGGCACTCCAAGAAGATGGTAAAAAGACTTTACAGGAACTAAGCGAGCTAGTTGGCAGACCAAAGACCACTATAGCGACGAGGATAAAAAAACTAGAAATCGACGGTGTTATCATCGGTTACAAGGCCGTGGTAAACCCCTTTGCTCTCGGCTATAGGCTACTATCTTTTGTCCTCGTCAGCGTTAGAAGGGGCACTGCCCCCCGGGAATCTAAGCCGCTTCAGGTCGAAGTAGCGGAGAAGGTTCTTACAGAGTGTAAAGGGGAGGGGGGCCTGCCGTATGTTGAAGAGGCATATGTAGTTACGGGCCCATATGATCTTCTTTTCAAGGTGTGGTCAAGGGATGTTAAACAACTGTCGAACTTTCTCGTGGCGTATCTCGCGTCCGACCCGAATATCCAAAGGACCGAAACCATGATTGTATTGGAAATAGTAGACGACTGGCGTAGACGCGTGATGCCGCCCGCCACGCCGGGGTAA
- a CDS encoding 30S ribosomal protein S3ae codes for MAERQKAVAKQEKVTISKRDPWALKKWFAVHAPPYLGGVFLAEVPATEAEKLLMRTLEVSLYDITKDISHLPVKLKFQIHRVEGLRALTRFKGLELSRDYVKSLVRKGTSKVVAITEVKTKDGMDMRVSVMVITAHRLGTAQKSAVRKKITETLLKKASEMDTSQFLKEVLEGTLAADLFIAAKKIAPLRKVEFAKIKVLKYPPEEERVVVKEAVAEAAS; via the coding sequence ATGGCTGAAAGGCAGAAGGCAGTAGCTAAGCAGGAGAAGGTCACAATATCGAAAAGAGATCCTTGGGCGTTGAAGAAGTGGTTCGCAGTTCACGCACCTCCGTATCTCGGCGGAGTTTTTCTAGCCGAGGTGCCGGCCACCGAGGCGGAGAAACTGCTTATGAGAACTCTGGAGGTTTCGCTTTACGACATTACGAAAGATATCTCGCATCTACCTGTGAAATTGAAATTTCAAATTCACCGTGTTGAGGGGCTAAGGGCACTTACGAGATTCAAAGGCCTTGAGCTTTCCCGAGATTACGTAAAGTCGCTGGTTAGGAAAGGGACAAGCAAAGTCGTGGCGATTACAGAGGTCAAGACCAAAGACGGCATGGATATGAGAGTATCTGTTATGGTAATCACCGCCCACAGGCTAGGCACAGCTCAGAAATCGGCTGTTCGGAAGAAGATAACCGAGACGCTTCTGAAAAAGGCCTCAGAAATGGATACGAGCCAGTTTCTAAAAGAAGTGCTAGAGGGGACGCTAGCCGCAGATCTCTTCATAGCGGCGAAAAAAATCGCGCCGTTAAGAAAAGTGGAGTTCGCCAAAATCAAAGTATTGAAATACCCGCCTGAGGAGGAGCGCGTAGTTGTGAAAGAGGCAGTAGCAGAGGCTGCGTCATAA
- a CDS encoding enoyl-CoA hydratase/isomerase family protein, with product MIKSEPFGKYHKIVLTGEKRNAFTWNVVKRLLEIGCDRDVLITNEGPVFSAGLDLSVFLESKDKVLEYLFTIHRLVKKLLGCGGRTVVLVKGDVYGFGVEVLYFVDYVVASGDAFRFSLQGVNFGVFPPYTVALGRRLFSHGHLRVMLNRDFTAREAAVFGIVSEIGDFQPNRLFQPPDYLEPVRPRRWLLEVVDEAVPFLYRLAEVGTREETRERIRKFLGKA from the coding sequence GTGATAAAGAGTGAGCCATTTGGCAAATACCACAAGATCGTACTTACGGGGGAGAAGAGAAACGCCTTTACGTGGAATGTCGTAAAACGACTTCTCGAAATTGGATGCGACAGAGATGTTCTGATCACCAACGAGGGCCCTGTCTTCTCCGCGGGCCTTGACTTATCGGTATTTCTAGAAAGTAAGGATAAGGTCTTAGAATACTTGTTTACAATTCACAGACTTGTAAAAAAGCTTCTCGGGTGTGGCGGACGCACCGTGGTTTTGGTCAAGGGAGATGTCTACGGGTTCGGAGTTGAGGTTCTGTATTTTGTCGACTACGTGGTGGCTAGTGGCGATGCTTTCAGATTCTCCCTACAAGGGGTCAACTTCGGGGTTTTTCCCCCATACACAGTGGCTTTGGGCCGCCGCTTGTTTAGCCATGGGCACCTCAGAGTAATGCTCAACAGAGATTTCACGGCCAGAGAAGCCGCAGTGTTTGGAATAGTGTCTGAAATCGGCGACTTCCAACCAAATAGGCTATTTCAGCCGCCGGATTATCTAGAACCGGTAAGGCCTCGTAGATGGTTATTGGAAGTTGTAGACGAGGCGGTTCCATTCTTATACAGACTCGCCGAGGTGGGCACCAGGGAGGAGACTAGGGAGAGGATTAGGAAGTTTCTGGGAAAAGCGTAA
- a CDS encoding serine protein kinase RIO produces the protein MGRFRSEKDSDYYKVLDDAINSYTWAAVVKLQERKVIDEVLGPIGQGKEAKIVLAKRHDGSYAVLKIFYPVPVRFTKSRYGYIFGDPRFRNLKISDQLHLVEVWCRKEYGNLSRAYEAGVQVPRPYGFYRNVMVMQFIGVGNMPAPRLEEVGLNNLDDPQAVFYEILKNLEKTYIAAGLVHGDLSPFNVLYDGEKPWIIDWGSAVRRGHPKEHEYLRRDVERVLRFFKNPLDPHYLFKRLVERGAYRGPLDVDQEGWLLVGGKRLLDD, from the coding sequence GTGGGGCGTTTCAGAAGTGAGAAGGACAGCGACTACTACAAAGTACTAGACGATGCCATTAATTCTTATACATGGGCCGCAGTTGTAAAACTTCAAGAAAGGAAAGTTATCGACGAGGTCTTGGGCCCAATAGGCCAAGGGAAGGAGGCTAAGATAGTACTAGCCAAGCGTCACGATGGCTCCTACGCCGTTTTGAAAATCTTCTACCCAGTCCCTGTGAGGTTTACTAAAAGCAGATACGGCTACATATTCGGCGATCCACGTTTTAGGAATTTAAAAATCAGCGATCAGCTACACCTCGTAGAGGTCTGGTGCAGAAAGGAATACGGCAACCTCTCCCGCGCCTACGAAGCTGGGGTTCAAGTGCCGAGGCCCTATGGCTTTTATAGAAACGTCATGGTGATGCAGTTTATCGGAGTAGGAAACATGCCAGCCCCCCGGCTTGAGGAGGTGGGACTCAACAATTTGGATGACCCACAGGCCGTGTTTTACGAAATACTAAAAAACTTAGAGAAGACATACATAGCCGCTGGCCTTGTCCACGGAGATCTCAGCCCCTTCAATGTATTGTACGACGGGGAAAAGCCTTGGATTATAGACTGGGGCTCTGCTGTGCGGCGCGGACACCCCAAGGAGCATGAATACCTGAGAAGAGACGTCGAGAGAGTTCTACGGTTTTTCAAAAACCCGTTAGATCCTCACTATCTGTTTAAGAGACTTGTAGAGAGGGGCGCCTACAGAGGTCCCCTAGATGTAGACCAGGAGGGCTGGCTCCTAGTAGGGGGGAAGAGGCTTCTAGACGACTAG
- a CDS encoding DNA-directed RNA polymerase, whose translation MRFCPKDGTLMVPYKKDSVTVLKCPKCGYEVKLTEKAKDAYRQRAEVSEEKKRGIMIAEEKRMEYDQEEMEELRRQLLENLQESERETD comes from the coding sequence ATGCGCTTCTGTCCCAAGGACGGTACCTTAATGGTGCCATACAAAAAAGACAGCGTGACAGTATTAAAATGTCCAAAGTGCGGCTATGAGGTGAAGCTTACGGAAAAAGCAAAAGATGCGTATAGACAAAGGGCAGAAGTATCAGAAGAAAAAAAGAGGGGCATCATGATCGCCGAGGAGAAAAGGATGGAATACGACCAAGAGGAAATGGAAGAGCTGAGAAGACAACTACTCGAAAACCTACAAGAAAGCGAAAGAGAGACAGACTAG
- a CDS encoding class II glutamine amidotransferase, with translation MCRLYLSKGSVNLSKALKFAARYDPYAPSEKKQHGDGWGFVAATRLSFMYYKSAAPAWEDPTPVPMWEAVLAHARAASIGEPLGAEHAHPYAVHLPNGGMIFVAHNGSVDKYSLAAEVGIDPNRHTDSYVLALYLARHWDDLEKALDNVANLYMKTALNVVILEYPSLRSFAYSRYKGNRNYYALYILKAKDYTAVVSSTLLRYLDVEGEELAQGELLTF, from the coding sequence GTGTGTAGGCTATACCTCTCTAAGGGCTCCGTAAATCTTTCCAAGGCTCTTAAATTTGCCGCGCGGTATGACCCCTACGCACCAAGCGAGAAAAAGCAACACGGCGACGGTTGGGGCTTCGTAGCGGCTACGCGCCTCTCGTTTATGTATTACAAATCCGCCGCACCGGCTTGGGAAGACCCAACCCCCGTGCCCATGTGGGAGGCGGTATTAGCGCACGCAAGGGCTGCCTCCATCGGCGAGCCGCTGGGCGCTGAGCATGCCCATCCCTACGCGGTTCATCTGCCTAACGGGGGGATGATTTTCGTCGCCCACAACGGCTCTGTGGATAAATACTCCCTCGCCGCCGAAGTCGGCATCGACCCCAACCGCCATACGGACAGCTATGTGCTTGCTTTGTACCTCGCCCGCCACTGGGATGACCTAGAGAAGGCTCTGGATAATGTAGCTAATCTGTACATGAAGACAGCTCTAAACGTAGTCATCTTGGAATACCCCAGCCTCCGGTCGTTTGCTTACTCCCGCTATAAGGGCAACCGCAACTACTACGCCTTGTATATTTTAAAGGCCAAGGACTACACTGCCGTTGTGTCTTCCACTCTTCTCAGATACTTGGACGTGGAGGGAGAGGAGCTGGCGCAAGGAGAGTTACTAACTTTCTGA
- a CDS encoding KH domain-containing protein — MASEYMRGTLFQPIDPKRLRAAREFVKMADGRYGIRVELDEKELYIKLTPGPDAAVDAILKVREMAKAVALGFAPDQAMALESDEYVLTVIDLKEVTDKPNHLRRIKGRIIGEDGRAKKTIENLAQVAMVIGDTYVAILGKLEDVEIARRAVEMLIEGKKHGTVYKFIQSLKRP; from the coding sequence GTGGCTTCGGAATACATGAGAGGCACATTGTTCCAGCCTATAGACCCAAAAAGGCTGAGGGCAGCTAGGGAATTTGTAAAAATGGCAGACGGGCGGTACGGGATAAGGGTGGAATTAGATGAGAAGGAACTATACATCAAGCTCACTCCAGGACCGGACGCCGCCGTAGACGCTATCTTGAAGGTCAGAGAGATGGCCAAGGCCGTGGCTCTTGGCTTCGCACCTGACCAGGCCATGGCATTGGAGAGCGATGAGTACGTGTTAACTGTGATAGATCTCAAGGAAGTTACTGATAAACCCAACCACCTAAGGCGTATAAAAGGGAGGATAATAGGAGAAGATGGGAGGGCCAAAAAAACCATTGAAAACCTAGCCCAGGTGGCTATGGTCATCGGCGACACCTACGTGGCTATTCTAGGTAAGTTAGAGGATGTAGAGATAGCTAGGAGGGCAGTGGAGATGTTGATAGAAGGGAAGAAACATGGTACTGTGTACAAGTTTATACAAAGCCTAAAGAGACCTTAA
- a CDS encoding Lrp/AsnC family transcriptional regulator: MEAVVFLNVDIGSEDRIMEELSAIPEVKAVYFVYGPYDIVVEIDAPDIEKIRSVVRDKIRKIDGIRSTTTLVVAKSHVKSAPPHV, from the coding sequence ATGGAGGCGGTTGTATTCTTAAACGTGGACATAGGCTCCGAAGATAGAATAATGGAAGAACTTTCCGCAATACCAGAGGTCAAAGCAGTGTACTTCGTCTACGGCCCTTACGACATAGTGGTAGAAATAGACGCACCAGATATCGAGAAAATTAGAAGTGTTGTGCGGGATAAGATTAGGAAGATCGACGGCATAAGATCAACTACCACGTTGGTGGTAGCTAAGTCCCACGTTAAGTCCGCCCCACCTCACGTCTAG